The Coleofasciculus sp. FACHB-1120 region AGGTGCTTGCCTTCTCCCAAAATATTTAAAACAAATTTTCCACCAGAATGCATCAGCGACTCAATCGCTCGATCCTTGGCGACAGCAATGGTTAAACCGGGGGGATTAAAAGTTGCCTGAGACACCCAAGAAGCCAACATCGCCCCGCTGAGTTCGCCTTGTTTTGTTGTTACTACCGAAAGAGAGCCAACCAGATGCCCTACCGCTTGTTCGATCCTGGCAGATTGCGAAGGTGAAATCGGTTGCACACCTAACTGTTGTCGGGCAACTTTGGCTTTTCTAGCTTTTTTCAAGGCTTGGGCGAAGTCTGTCCCCGCTTCTTCGCAATATTTCAGCGTCACCTCAGTGGGTTTAAATTTGACCCGAATCGGGTCAAAACCAAAGCGATATCCCGCATCTTTTAACTTGCCTTCAAGTAAATCAATCGCTTCCCCACTCCAGCCATAAGAACCAAAAACCCCCGCTAGCTTGCCTTTGCTCGCATTGGATAGGACAATACCTAACGCGGTTTGAATCGGCGTAGGAGCATGACCACCGAGGGTAGGAGAACCCATGATAAACCCATCTGATTTTTCTACAGCTTCTTGAATTTCAGCAGGTTCGGCAAATTCACAGTTAATCGATTCGACAGCAACCCCCGCTTTGGTAATCCCACTAGCGATCGCTTGCGCCAAGGTCGCTGTATTCCCATAAGCTGAAGCATAGAGCAGCGCCACGCTCGTTTCCGTTGCCCTTTGCTGCTGGTTCCATTGCCGATAAGCTTGAGTCAACGGAATCAGGCTGTAACGCACCAAGGGGCCATGACCCGTCCCATAAAGTCTGGCTGGCAAATCCTGTGTCAGTTTGTCTAGCGCTGTTTCGACTTGCCGAGCGTGGGGAGCCATCAGACAATCGTAATAGTAGCGCCGATCTTCGCTAAACACCGTCCACCCTTCATCAAACACCTGATCGCCACAAACGTGCGCCCCGAAAAGCTTATCAGTATACAAAATTTCGGTTAGGGAGTCGTGGGTGCAGAGGGCGTCGGGCCAACGGGGACTGGGGGTGGGGATAAATTGTAAGTGATGACCTTTGCCTAAATCGAGGGTTTCTTCCCCCCGCATTACGGCAATTTGGAGATTGTGTTCTTGTAAAGTTTCTGGGAAAGTGCTTTCAAAAAGATTTCGCAGCAGAATTGAGCCTGGATTTGAGCAAACAAATGTAATTTGAGGAGCCAGTTTTAGTAAAGCATTCAGCGTAAAGGCTCGGTTGGGATTGACGTGTCCCAAAATTACATAATCCAGCTTTTTCAAGTCAAACCGCTGCTGTAAAGCGGAAAGAAAAATCTCTGTAAATGATTCTCCCGGCGGATCGATGAGTGCTGTTTTATCCGCTTGAATTATATAAGAATTCGCCGTTGTGCCTCTTTGCAGCGCATATTCGACTTCAAACTTAAGTCTGTCCCAAGTGCGCGATCGCAATACAGTTGTATCTGCACCAATCGGGAGAACCTGAACATCGCGGGGTTTTGTGGCTGTCATCATAAGTTAAAACGGTAATTTTTTTTAACGCAAAGGTACGCTCTCGTAGCGCAAAGTTAAAGCTGCCTCTTTGCGTACCGAGAGCGTTAACCTTGGCGCACCGAGAACGTTAATAATAATTTCCGATCTTACGATGGTGAACGGCTGTGAGGGCGTCGGCTTTGGAGACGCGACCGGATTGAACGGTGCTGTAAACAATCCAGTGATCGCTGCATTCCATACGGCTTGCAACTTCACACTCCATGTAGGCGAGGGCTTCTGTCAGAATCGGGGAACCGTTCTCCGCAGGCTGAGATTTTATCCCGGCAAATCGATCCGCGCCAGGGGGGAATCGTTTTAAAAAGTGGCGCATCAAATTTTGATAATTTCCCTCTTCTAAGACGTTGAGGACAAAGCGATCGCCTACTTGCATCATGGACTCAATTGCCCGGTCTTTTGCGACAGCAATGGTGAACCCTAGGGGTTGGAAGCTAGCTTGTGCCACCCAGGAGGCTAACATGGCACCGTTGACTTCGCCTTTTTTGGCAGTGATGATGTAAAGTCCACCACTGATGCGTCCCAGCGCTTTTTCTAAGTCGGCATCAAGGGACTTAATCTGTTTGATGTTGCGATCGCGGGTAAGCACTTGCCCCAAGTCAGTTCCCGCTTCTTCGCACAGCTGATAGGTGGCTTCTCCGGGTGTGTCTTTAATCCGAATCGCTGGAAATGCGACTGTCAGCCCTAACTCTCTAAATTTACTCACTAGCGGATCGACGGGTTCATCATCTCCTCCATAGGACTCCAGAATCCCAACCACTTGTTTTTCCTTGGCGGCGGCTAAAACGGTGCCAATCGCCGCTTGGGCGGTGGCAGAGGCGGCTGGGGGTGTGGCAATGACTAAGCCAGATGAACGCCCTACCAGTTCTTGTACTTCCTGGGGATCGGCGGATTTCAGGTCGAGTGTCTCAACGGCGACGCCGGTTTTGGTGATCCCTTTGGCGAGAGATTGGGAAAGGCGATCGCTATATCCGTAATCGGAGACGTAAAATACCGCTACTGTCGTCTCTCCCTTAGTTTGAGCTTGGCTCCACTGCCGATAGCGTCCCGTTAGTTCCACAACGTTGTGGCGCAGCAGTGGGCCGTGTCCGGTGGCGATGGTGCTGACTTCTGGCAGTTCTCCCATCCGCTTCAGTGCAGATAGCACGGAACGGGCATTCGGAGCCATCAGGCATTCGTAGTAAAACCGATAATCGGCTTCGATGGCGGCTAAATCTTCATCAAAGGTGCTATCCGAGCAATAGTGCAAGCCAAAGGCGTCGCAAGTATACAGGATTTGGGTTTTGTGGTCGAATGTGAAAATCGTGTCGGGCCAGTGCAAGTTGGGGGCAATCACGAATTCCAATTCGTGTCCGTTGCCTAAATCCAACTTGTCGCCATTTTTGACAATTCGCCGCTCAAACGGCTGATGCACAAAATCTTCGATAAACTGAATTGCGACTTTTGACCCAACCACCGTTACTTGGGGAGCCAGTTTCAAGATGTCTTTGACTAATCCGCTGTGGTCTGGCTCGGTGTGGCTGATAATCAGGTAATCAATTTCTTTAGGGTCAATCAGTCCCTGTAATGCATCCAGATATAGCTGGCGAAACTTTTCGTGGGAGGTATCCACTAAAGCCGTCTGCTCACCCCGAATGATGAAGGAATTATAAGTAGTGCCGTTTTGCAGTCCAAATTCAATGTCGAAGCGATCGCGATCCCAATCGAGCGAGCGAATCGTTGTGGTGTCAGGGGCGATTTCGCCAGTCTGCATGGTGAGGCGTTTTTGGGTTCGGTCGGTGAGCGCTACCATCTCTGGTCTCCTTCTGTTGCAACCCATTAGGTATTTTTTCTTCTTTCATTCTGCCACGAGTATCTTGTAAAGATTTATTAAAAAACCTATGAGTGAGTTAAGAGTTCTAAAAGTGTGAACCCGCAGAGGCACAGAGGACACAGATATGAATTGGCTAGGTTTGATGATTGGAAATTCGCAGATGCACTGGGCGTACTTTGAAGGAGAGACGCTTCACAAAGCCTGGGACACTCATTATCTAACGGCAGCATCTGTGAAGGAGCTGATGCAGGGTTTGATGGCAGGTGACTTACCAGCGGAAATTTCACCACCCAGTCAGCTACCTCTTTATCTGGCTTCGGTGGTTCCTAGGCAAACGCTACTTTGGCAAAGTTATCCTAATGTTCGCATCATTACTTTAGAAGAGTTGCCTCTTGAGGGAATGTACCCAACGCTGGGAATTGACCGGGCTTTAGCTGCGTTGGGTGCTGGTGAAGTCTGGGGTTTGCCAGTGCTGGTAATTGATGCTGGTACTGCTCTAACGTTCACGGGTGCAGATGCCAATCGTTGTCTGGTGGGTGGGGCAATTCTTCCAGGCTTGAGCCAGCAACTACTGTCACTAGCTTATAGAACAGCTGCCTTGCCATCAGTCAAAATACCACAGGAAATGCCGCCGCGTTGGGCGTTGAATACACCAGAGGCCATTCAGAGTGGCGTTATCTACACTGTCGTGGCTGGAATCAAAGATTTTATCCAAGCTTGGAAGCAGGAATTTCCAAGCAGTCGGGTGGTTTTGACGGGAGGCGATCGCGCTAGTTTACTTTCCTATCTCCAAACCCAGTTTCCTGAAATAGCCAGTCAAATCATGAACGACCCCAATCTAATTTTTATGGGCATGAGGTCAGTCGTCCTTAGTTCTTAGCCCTTAATAAAGCTACTCAGATCAAATCTGCTTGATTCTCCACAATTGAGAAAAACCTCACCCCGCCTCCACCTGCGGCTCCGGCTCCCCTCTCCGCAAGCGGAGAGGGGTTGGGGGTGAGGTTCTTTCATTAACTCCAGTAAAAGCGCACAGCCTATGCGCTCCTACTGCTTACTAACGAAATCTCGAATATACTGAGCCACAACATCTGGCAGCGCTTCGGGTAGATCGTTTCCTGCAAAGCCAATAATTTCTAACTGAGCTGATGGAGTTAAGTCGGCGTAGGCTTGACTTTCGGCAATTCTGGAACGGTTATCTCGATCGCCTTGCAAAATTAAAACGGGGACTTTCAGCCACTCCAGTCTTTCTTTCAATAATTCTGCTTGAATTTCGGCGCGACGGCGTTGAAATAATAGCTTGTCAGTAGTGGGAAACTGTACCGGCTGTTCTTGTCGCCGCTTCTTTTGCCCAGTCTGCTTGCGGGCAAACAGGCGATTGTTAGAGACACGATTGATCGCATCTATAAGCGATCGCGACCCGGAGGATATTACCTTAGACAGCCGCTTAAATAGAGATGTAAATAGAGATGGGCGCGATCGCTCGGTTCTTAATCCCTCCGCTTCCACCCCAATTGGAGCTATCAGCACTAATCCGCGTACCTGTTCCAAATATTTCAGCGCGAAGCTTGCCGCAATCCATCCCCCCAGTGAGTGGGCAATTAAATAAACTTCCCGCTGGTTCAACGCTTCTAACAACTCACCGAGACATTCCACCTCTAACTCAATCGAGTAGTGGATATTCGGGCGTTCTGAGTCACCAAAGCCGAGTAAATCTGGAGCAAAGCAGTGATAATCTCGACTCAAACAATCGATGACAGGTAGCCATTGACTGCTATCGTGAGCCGATCCATGTAAAAAAACCAAAATCGGTCCTTGACCGACTTCGCGCCAGAAGATTTGTCCTTGGGACAGCTTAATTCGAGAATTGCGTAGCGGTAGAGTCATCCTAGATTTTTAATTTTAGATTTTGATTTTAGATTGACGATGGATTCACGCATCCAAAATCGAAAATCCTGCTCATGCGAGGGTTGTCAAGCCGTTCAAGTAGTCCTGCAACTGCTGGTCGTGGTCATGGCAGAGTTTCCCTGGAGGCAATGATGTCACAGAGAATGCTTTTACTTCCATAATTTCCAGCGTATCCCGAACCTGCATTTCTCCTTGCACTTCCGCTTCTAGCGCTACACAAATCGAATGAATTCTGGGATCGCGGTCTGGCGAAGAGTAAACTCCCACTAACCGGCGAATTTTTACTAACTCTAGTCCGGTTTCTTCCGCCAATTCCCGCCGCGCTGATGTCGGAATATCCTCACCCCAATCAACAATGCCGCCAGGAAAACCCCATTCACCCGTATCTCCGCGTCGAATAAACACAATTCGACCATCCGGCAAAATCGGGATGATAGTTGTGCCGATGATGGGATGACGGAAAATAATCCCTAGCACTGTTTGTATGAATCGCCATAACTGACGCATAGACAAAAGAAGCTTTACTTCAACGCAGAAAGGATACTTTTACTTTTAGAGTCAATTTATGACCAGGAAGTTCTCCGATTACAGATAAAATTTAAAACTTTGCAAAAGGAGGGTTTCCCCAAGGGCGGAACCCGCATAGTTCTGGGGATGCCAGAATTGCTGATTCATCCACCTCTACAAATTAAAATTTTTAAATCTGCAAGAATTTCTGTTTTTTGAGATTCCGCTCTCACTGGGAGATAAATCTTCTCAATGTTACCATTCGAGCCGATCTCATTCATGTGTGTCGCTGAAGGCGGATCAGTTGCTTGCTGCGGAATTTTTCAGCCCTTTGCTGTCGTTGTGGCTGACAATTTTACCCACCAAAGGAGCAGTGCTACTGAGTTTCAGGGATATGGGGCTATTTTCAACCGCAGCAAGTCAGGGCTTTTTAGTAGGCTGCTGACGGGCTGTTATGATATACGTTACGGATGCAAGTTCGGTCACGTCAGTCAGCGACCCGCCGTTTTTAGGCTAGCCTGCTTCGGTGTTTCTTCCACAGGTTTGAAGGCAGAGGCTTCCAGCGCCAAAAAAATGCTCTGGGGAAGTAACACACTCTGTCTAGACTCGCTTGGACAAGAGTACGTTCTGAGAAGTTGCTAGAGACGCTTTAAATTTTGCGCTTCTAGGTTGCTTTTCTGTCTCTGGGCTTTCATCTGAATCAATTGTTCGGATGGATATTGTTGGATGACTATTTACATCGAAAGTCTGTCTTTGCAGGTTACTCCAGAAGACCTTAAACAAGTCTCTGCATCAGGTTTAGCCAAAAGTGTGGCGATACCAAGCGACCGGAAGACAGGCAATGTGCGGGGCTTTGCTTTCCTAGAGAAGGTGGACGCTCCGCAAAAAAAGACAGCTATTTCGGCGCTGGATGGTGCAAAATGGATGGGGCGTTAGATGCAGCTCAAACCAAGCCAGATCGAAGGAGAACCCTCGAAAAGAGGGCGATCGCGGTAGATTGGCAGATTGGCAGATTCTAGTACCTGCTTTTACAAGCCTTGGGCATGACTGGCAACACCAACAAGCATCAGGTGCGGGGGAAAACCCAAAGGCACCATTTTTTAGTCGTATATCAAAGAGGTGAACATGGCGAAGCGCCGTAACCCTAAGAAAGAAAAGGCGCAGCGTAATCAAGCATACGCCCGCAAGTTTCGTAAACGTCAAACTACGGGTCGGTTCTCTAAATTCCGGCGTCAAAGATCGCCCGGAGAGAGAACCAATGAGGAGGATGAAGACAAGATGGGAGGAGGAATGGGAGCAATGGGCGGCGCGATGGGTTAGCCATTGCTCGGTGCTGAGGATTGAGCGCTTAGGACTGAGGGCAGAGGGCTGAAGACTGAGGAAGAAAAATATTTTTCCTCAGCTACTAACTCTTTTGCGAAATTGAGAAAGCCCCTATTCAGTCCTCAGTCTTGATTACTCAGTCCTCACTCCTGATTACTCAGCCGAGACTGGGCAGCTTGAATCGCTTGTCTCACTTGCTCGAATCCGGTACCGCCGTAACTGTTACGAGCGGCAACCACTTGTCTTGGAGAGATGGCTTCATAGATGTCTGGCTCAAAAGCTGGGTGCAATTCCTTCCATTCGTCTAAGCTCAAATCCTTGAGAAGTTTACCGGCAGCGAGGGAAGTTTTTACAACCTTGCCCACGAGATTGTAAGCTTCCCGGAAGGGGACACCCCGCGCTGCTAGGTAATCAGCAACATCGGTCGCGTTAGAGAAATCTTCCGCGACAGCTTCTGCAAGGCGAGCGGTACGGAATTCTAGCCCCTCGCGAAACAAAATGGTCATTGCTTCTAGGCAGCCTTTAACGGTCTTTACACTGTCAAATAGGCTTTCTTTGTCGTCTTGTAAGTCTTTGTTGTAAGCCAAGGGTAGCCCTTTCATCAGCACTAGCATTCCTTGCAGATGCCCAAAAACACGACCTGTTTTGCCCCGCACGAGTTCAGGCACGTCGGGGTTTTTCTTTTGGGGCATGATGCTGGAGCCGGTGGCGCAGCTATCTTTGAGGGTGACAAAGCCGAATTCGTGGGATGACCAGAGGATGACTTCTTCCGATAGACGGCTGAGGTGAACCATGATCAGGCTGGCGCTACAGAGAAATTCAATCGCAAAGTCGCGATCGCTCACACCATCCATGCTGTTGGCATACACCCCATCAAAGTTCAGCAGTTTGGCGGTGTAGTGTCGATCGATGGGGAAAGTGGTTCCAGCCAGTGCGCCACTCCCTAAGGGCGAGACATTGACGCGCTGATAGACTTCTCCTAGGCGCTCCCAGTCGCGTTCTAGCATTTGAAAGTACGCAAGCAGGTGGTGAGCTAAAGAGACCGGCTGGGCGCGTTGTAGGTGCGTGTAGCCGGGAATCAGGGTTTCAACGTGATTCTGGGCAAGGTTGATGAGAACTCCCTGAAATTCGCGCAACTGGCTGCGAATTTGGGAAATTTGATCTCTTAAATAGAGGCGGGTGTCGGTGCCTACTTGATCGTTGCGCGATCGCGCCGTGTGCAGTTTTTTGCCGACATCTCCGGTAATTTCTGTCAGTCTGCGCTCTACCGCAAAATGAACATCTTCCGCATCTATACCTGGATTGAAGTTCCCTTCCCGGTATTCTTGGCGGATTTGTTCTAAGCCTGCGACTAGCTGTTGTGCCTCCGACTCGGAAATAATGCCGGTGTGAGCGAGCATTTTGGCATGGGCGACCGAGCCGGTGAGGTCGTATTCGATGAGTTCTATATCGAAGCCGATACTAGCGTTGAAGCGAGCGATCGCTGGATGCAACGCCGATTCAAACCGTTGGCTCCAAGTTTTTTGTTCAGTCACGAGCTTGTTGATAACGTTGGAAAGTTGACAGATTCAAAGGCGAGCCGGTTGAAAGTTGGCTCGGCGAGCAGATTTTAGCTTGCCTTTGCAAGCATCTTACTCTTTAACAAATTGCAGGACGAGCAAGCTGTATCCAAACATTCAACTTTCAACCTTCAACCTTTAACTTTTTAGACCTTCAAACGCCATCCACTAAGCGGTAATCCCTCGAATCAGGTAGCCAAAAAACAGTCCGATTAACAGCGCCCAGACTTGCCCTGATTTAATGAAGTAGTTAAACGCATTTTGCATCTGGTCTAACACTTTTGGGTCTCTGATTTGCTGCGCCAACACGGGCCAATTGACCGGCGAGTGCGAAAACCACAGCGATACACTATCGTAACTGTGGGTCAAGTTGGGCAACCAACCAATTATTTCGTGCATTTCGTTAAGCACCATGACTCTGATTTCCTCACAACAAAAGAGAGATGTTGGCAAAGGTTGCTCGCGCATCCGTTCAGATTGTATTAACACAAAGCTGATGTCTTTGCTAGTGGGGGAGTCAGTGATGGGTAATGAGTCATGGGTATCGGAAATGACCATGACTCATTACCGATTAACTTTTGACCTGCATCACCACTAGCGTCATATCATCTCCGTTACGGCTGGTCGGGCCGATAAACTGCTGTACCTGCTCAAATAGGTAATCTAAAATCGCTTGGGTGCCGTTGCAATGCTGGCAAGCCCACTGGAAGGTGCGGCTCAGCTTTTCTTCGTCAAAGCGATCGCCATTTTGATTTGCCGCATCGGTAAAACCATCGGTGTAATAAATAATCGTGTCGCCGGGATACAGCTGGACTTGGGCATCTTCATACTGGGAATCGGCATCTAGACCAATCAGCATTCCCCAGGTATCCAAGCGCTTGATGGAACGGGTTGATGCCTGCCACAACAAGGGAGGATGGTGGGCGGCATTACTGTACGACAGGATGCGGGTTTGCGGATCGTATTCGGAATAGAACAGGGTGACAAACCGATGGGAGTTTTCCAAATCGGCGTACATCACCCGGTTTAAATGTTGCAAAATCTTCGCTGGTGAGTGCCTGTTTAGCACTTCGGCTCGCAGCATCCCCCGCGTCATCGTCATAATTAGACCGGCGGGGACACCTTTGCCCATCACATCCCCAATTACCAGGCTCCACGGAACCAATCCTCTTTGGGCGGTTTCCACTTCCGAATCGCTGCTCGTTTTGGGTCGCAGCTGGTCATAATTGGCGGGAATGAAATCATAATAATCTCCGCCAACGCGACTAGCTGTTTGGCACTTTGCCGCTAGTTCGACTCCATAAATATCAGGGCATTGTCGCGGCAGTAAGCGCAGCTGGATATCGGCACCAATTTCTAATTCTTTATCCAGGCGTTCTTTTTGGCGGAGTTCGACGGTGAGTTCATCGTTCGCGATCGCTACTGCTGTTTGATCGGCAACTAAGCGCACCAACTTTTGTCGGGTATCTGTCCAAATATATTTGGGATCGCGGCTGAAAACATAAAGACGCCCTCGCTCTGCATTTTTCACCAGAATCGGAGTGCCAAATACCTGAATGTCTGGCCCCAAAAACCGAGTCAGTTGAGCATCCAATGATGGCGGGGAAGCGATCGCCTCCCCCTCTGCTGTTGTCGAAGCATTACTTGTCTGACGGGTTGCGGCGTTAAGCGCCTTGCGAATATCCTGACAAGACTGACCTTCCTGACAGTGCAAGCGTTCTAGCCGCACCTGACCATTGGGCAAAAACCGGATGAGAATGCCACCATCGGCATCTGTCACCCGCGTTGCCATCAGCGGAATCAACTCCAAAAACTGATTTAAGTTATTGAAGCTACGCAGGGCAAACCCTAACGACGAGAGCAAGTCTTGAATCTTGCGCTGTTCTCGATGCAAACGCGCCACCAGTTCTTTGAGCGCAAAAACTGGCGTTGTTTCGGCAGTGGTACCGCCGTCAGGCAAGGGAGATGGCTGGCGAGGAAGGGGCACAGCAGTCATAGCATCAGGAGTCAGAGTTCCGCACAAAGGTTTTAGCTGTCAGGATATCTTCACAGATTCTGGCTTCAGGATTGCCAGTTTCGGCAACGGTTTGGAGAAAGCGCCTCTTATTTAAAAAAAATCAGAAGGCGTTAGAGGAGAATTGTTCCCGATTACTATCGCAACTGTTGCCGGTTGCAGCTAGCTGTCCGGACGCGATCGTTCAGCAATAGGAGCCGATTTGGCTGTTCTTGAGGTGTAACTATACCCCTAATTACAGGTTCTGCCAATCACCCGGAGGGGCTTTTTGAAAACTTATACATAAGTCTATAGACGGAAAGTTCACCATAGCTGTCGCCATCGTAAACCCGATCTCTCCTAAAGCGCCCTTCCTTCTGTTTTATTCGTTCATCGGCAGTATAGCCTAAGGGTAGCAGAGAGAAAATATCTACCTATAGAGGGATTTTAAAAGAGAAGGCTGTAAATCGTAACTGGATGGGGCGTGTATCCCCAAAGTAAAAATTTCTTCCAAAAGAACATCTGGAATCGAATCGGGTCAGAAAGCTCTAGTAGCATGGCGTTTCTCGATAGCATTTTTAGTAAACCCATTGCAGGTTTCATGTCAATGGTTCTCTTTGCTCCGCTTGCTTCTTAGCAGTTTTTTAGCAAAGAATTGCCAACTTTGATTGCCAATTTTAAGAAAGGGCTTCCGGGTGAGAAACTTGAATCCCTGACGACGACCCTAAAGAATCTGATCATCCAAAAGTTCAGCCGAAACCGAAGGGTGCAGGTGGGGATTGCCCACCTGAATCGGCAATTTAGGCTGCCCAAGGAGATGAACTACATAGACTGTCTAATCATGAAATCTAATCATTGAAATCCAAAATCCAAAATGGTCAACCTAAACCGAGTTCGCGCTTGAGCAAGTTAATTGACTTGGTGCCAATATAATTTTCGCTACATAATACCTCCGGAGGACGAATAATGTCTTCCCGGGCGGCGCTGACTGCCGCTTTGACGGTGGCAAAACTGGCGCGATCGCTAACAATCGTTTGGGCACTGCGAACGATTGCGTTGAGTTTGTAGGTGTCTTTTACTTGGGCTGTCATCACTAGCAAATCATCCCCACGCAGGCTGTGGATAAGAATTTCTGCAACGCCGAGAATGCCTGAGCTGAGGCTCACCAGACCCATACAGCTGTCTTTAGGGAGGCGTTGAACTAGATTGAGTTCTTGAGCGTAGTCGTAAATATCGACGGGGATGACGCGCACTGCTCTTGGGGCAGCGATCGCTTCCGCATCCCCAATAAAATAGCGGCTAGTCACCACGGTGCCAGAGTGGGTTTGATCGAGGACTTTACTGAGTTCCTCCATCGGCACCAATTGAACGGGTATCCCTAAAGATTTCTCCAGTTCCTGAACCATCAACTCCCCAGCACCCATGTC contains the following coding sequences:
- a CDS encoding diflavin flavoprotein, translated to MTATKPRDVQVLPIGADTTVLRSRTWDRLKFEVEYALQRGTTANSYIIQADKTALIDPPGESFTEIFLSALQQRFDLKKLDYVILGHVNPNRAFTLNALLKLAPQITFVCSNPGSILLRNLFESTFPETLQEHNLQIAVMRGEETLDLGKGHHLQFIPTPSPRWPDALCTHDSLTEILYTDKLFGAHVCGDQVFDEGWTVFSEDRRYYYDCLMAPHARQVETALDKLTQDLPARLYGTGHGPLVRYSLIPLTQAYRQWNQQQRATETSVALLYASAYGNTATLAQAIASGITKAGVAVESINCEFAEPAEIQEAVEKSDGFIMGSPTLGGHAPTPIQTALGIVLSNASKGKLAGVFGSYGWSGEAIDLLEGKLKDAGYRFGFDPIRVKFKPTEVTLKYCEEAGTDFAQALKKARKAKVARQQLGVQPISPSQSARIEQAVGHLVGSLSVVTTKQGELSGAMLASWVSQATFNPPGLTIAVAKDRAIESLMHSGGKFVLNILGEGKHLGLMKHFLKPFGPGEDRFAGVGTQDAQNGCPILTDALAYLECTARNRMECGDHWLVYAVVENGKVLQQEGVTAVHHRKSGSHY
- a CDS encoding diflavin flavoprotein, translating into MVALTDRTQKRLTMQTGEIAPDTTTIRSLDWDRDRFDIEFGLQNGTTYNSFIIRGEQTALVDTSHEKFRQLYLDALQGLIDPKEIDYLIISHTEPDHSGLVKDILKLAPQVTVVGSKVAIQFIEDFVHQPFERRIVKNGDKLDLGNGHELEFVIAPNLHWPDTIFTFDHKTQILYTCDAFGLHYCSDSTFDEDLAAIEADYRFYYECLMAPNARSVLSALKRMGELPEVSTIATGHGPLLRHNVVELTGRYRQWSQAQTKGETTVAVFYVSDYGYSDRLSQSLAKGITKTGVAVETLDLKSADPQEVQELVGRSSGLVIATPPAASATAQAAIGTVLAAAKEKQVVGILESYGGDDEPVDPLVSKFRELGLTVAFPAIRIKDTPGEATYQLCEEAGTDLGQVLTRDRNIKQIKSLDADLEKALGRISGGLYIITAKKGEVNGAMLASWVAQASFQPLGFTIAVAKDRAIESMMQVGDRFVLNVLEEGNYQNLMRHFLKRFPPGADRFAGIKSQPAENGSPILTEALAYMECEVASRMECSDHWIVYSTVQSGRVSKADALTAVHHRKIGNYY
- a CDS encoding pantothenate kinase, producing the protein MNWLGLMIGNSQMHWAYFEGETLHKAWDTHYLTAASVKELMQGLMAGDLPAEISPPSQLPLYLASVVPRQTLLWQSYPNVRIITLEELPLEGMYPTLGIDRALAALGAGEVWGLPVLVIDAGTALTFTGADANRCLVGGAILPGLSQQLLSLAYRTAALPSVKIPQEMPPRWALNTPEAIQSGVIYTVVAGIKDFIQAWKQEFPSSRVVLTGGDRASLLSYLQTQFPEIASQIMNDPNLIFMGMRSVVLSS
- a CDS encoding alpha/beta hydrolase, which encodes MTLPLRNSRIKLSQGQIFWREVGQGPILVFLHGSAHDSSQWLPVIDCLSRDYHCFAPDLLGFGDSERPNIHYSIELEVECLGELLEALNQREVYLIAHSLGGWIAASFALKYLEQVRGLVLIAPIGVEAEGLRTERSRPSLFTSLFKRLSKVISSGSRSLIDAINRVSNNRLFARKQTGQKKRRQEQPVQFPTTDKLLFQRRRAEIQAELLKERLEWLKVPVLILQGDRDNRSRIAESQAYADLTPSAQLEIIGFAGNDLPEALPDVVAQYIRDFVSKQ
- a CDS encoding NUDIX hydrolase → MRQLWRFIQTVLGIIFRHPIIGTTIIPILPDGRIVFIRRGDTGEWGFPGGIVDWGEDIPTSARRELAEETGLELVKIRRLVGVYSSPDRDPRIHSICVALEAEVQGEMQVRDTLEIMEVKAFSVTSLPPGKLCHDHDQQLQDYLNGLTTLA
- a CDS encoding RNA-binding protein, whose translation is MTIYIESLSLQVTPEDLKQVSASGLAKSVAIPSDRKTGNVRGFAFLEKVDAPQKKTAISALDGAKWMGR
- the argH gene encoding argininosuccinate lyase, with amino-acid sequence MTEQKTWSQRFESALHPAIARFNASIGFDIELIEYDLTGSVAHAKMLAHTGIISESEAQQLVAGLEQIRQEYREGNFNPGIDAEDVHFAVERRLTEITGDVGKKLHTARSRNDQVGTDTRLYLRDQISQIRSQLREFQGVLINLAQNHVETLIPGYTHLQRAQPVSLAHHLLAYFQMLERDWERLGEVYQRVNVSPLGSGALAGTTFPIDRHYTAKLLNFDGVYANSMDGVSDRDFAIEFLCSASLIMVHLSRLSEEVILWSSHEFGFVTLKDSCATGSSIMPQKKNPDVPELVRGKTGRVFGHLQGMLVLMKGLPLAYNKDLQDDKESLFDSVKTVKGCLEAMTILFREGLEFRTARLAEAVAEDFSNATDVADYLAARGVPFREAYNLVGKVVKTSLAAGKLLKDLSLDEWKELHPAFEPDIYEAISPRQVVAARNSYGGTGFEQVRQAIQAAQSRLSNQE
- a CDS encoding PP2C family protein-serine/threonine phosphatase: MTAVPLPRQPSPLPDGGTTAETTPVFALKELVARLHREQRKIQDLLSSLGFALRSFNNLNQFLELIPLMATRVTDADGGILIRFLPNGQVRLERLHCQEGQSCQDIRKALNAATRQTSNASTTAEGEAIASPPSLDAQLTRFLGPDIQVFGTPILVKNAERGRLYVFSRDPKYIWTDTRQKLVRLVADQTAVAIANDELTVELRQKERLDKELEIGADIQLRLLPRQCPDIYGVELAAKCQTASRVGGDYYDFIPANYDQLRPKTSSDSEVETAQRGLVPWSLVIGDVMGKGVPAGLIMTMTRGMLRAEVLNRHSPAKILQHLNRVMYADLENSHRFVTLFYSEYDPQTRILSYSNAAHHPPLLWQASTRSIKRLDTWGMLIGLDADSQYEDAQVQLYPGDTIIYYTDGFTDAANQNGDRFDEEKLSRTFQWACQHCNGTQAILDYLFEQVQQFIGPTSRNGDDMTLVVMQVKS
- a CDS encoding GntR family transcriptional regulator; amino-acid sequence: MVQFHIQPDSEIPASKQLFDQMQFAIASRQFPPGHRLPSTRQLAMQTGLHRNTISKVYRQLEDTGLVESQAGSGIYVKAQGNEGGTGHSGPIHEQYPQAYKLVQHSLDDLLNQGCTLNQARELFLAEVDWRLRCSARVLVTVPSRDMGAGELMVQELEKSLGIPVQLVPMEELSKVLDQTHSGTVVTSRYFIGDAEAIAAPRAVRVIPVDIYDYAQELNLVQRLPKDSCMGLVSLSSGILGVAEILIHSLRGDDLLVMTAQVKDTYKLNAIVRSAQTIVSDRASFATVKAAVSAAREDIIRPPEVLCSENYIGTKSINLLKRELGLG